A single region of the Rhodococcus sp. W8901 genome encodes:
- a CDS encoding cation transporter produces the protein MLPGRRERGLLLMAPGVAVSSDRRAVLARRIRFLVAATITYNVIEAAVALTEGARVSSVALFGFGLDSVIEVSSAAAVAWQFSGRFPEAREKVALRIIAFSFFGLAAYVTVDAVRSLLGVGEPQHSTVGIALAAASLAIMPVLSWAQRRAGRELGSLSAVADSKQTLLCTYLSAVLLVGLLLNSLVGWTWADPVAALVIAVVAVREGVEAWRGDTCCPTPAASRPDCCES, from the coding sequence ATGCTGCCCGGCCGCCGCGAGCGAGGGTTGCTGCTGATGGCGCCCGGCGTCGCGGTCTCGTCCGATCGACGGGCGGTCCTCGCGCGCCGCATCCGGTTCCTCGTCGCGGCCACCATCACCTACAACGTGATCGAGGCGGCCGTCGCGCTCACCGAGGGCGCCCGGGTGTCGTCGGTGGCGCTGTTCGGCTTCGGACTGGACTCGGTGATCGAGGTGTCGTCGGCCGCCGCGGTGGCCTGGCAGTTCTCGGGACGCTTCCCGGAGGCACGGGAGAAGGTGGCGTTGCGGATCATCGCGTTCTCGTTCTTCGGTCTCGCCGCGTACGTCACCGTCGACGCCGTCCGCTCGCTGCTCGGTGTGGGCGAGCCACAGCATTCGACGGTAGGCATCGCGCTGGCCGCGGCGAGCCTGGCGATCATGCCGGTGCTGTCGTGGGCCCAGCGCCGGGCCGGCCGGGAGCTGGGGTCGCTGTCCGCGGTGGCGGATTCCAAGCAGACGCTGCTGTGCACCTACCTGTCCGCAGTCCTGCTGGTGGGGCTGCTGCTCAACAGCCTCGTCGGTTGGACCTGGGCGGACCCCGTCGCAGCGCTCGTCATCGCCGTCGTCGCGGTGCGTGAGGGCGTCGAGGCGTGGCGGGGCGACACATGTTGTCCCACACCGGCTGCCTCGCGCCCGGATTGCTGCGAATCCTGA
- a CDS encoding nuclear transport factor 2 family protein, which yields MSIRSLEELAALEDLRQLKYRYFRTLDLKRWDEFADTLADDVVARYGTHALRDPLVFEGRDTLAGFMRDSLGPAVTTVHVANHPELTVDGSRASGSWAFEDTVIVPDAKSVIRGAGYYTDRYRRDDDGRWRIVETSYDRIYESITSLDDTPSFKLLSHMWEAGSQQG from the coding sequence GTGAGCATCCGTTCCCTCGAAGAACTCGCCGCCCTCGAAGACCTCCGGCAGCTCAAGTACCGCTACTTCCGGACGTTGGATCTGAAGCGGTGGGACGAGTTCGCGGACACCCTGGCGGACGACGTCGTCGCCCGGTACGGGACGCATGCGCTGCGCGATCCGCTGGTGTTCGAGGGCCGCGACACGCTCGCCGGCTTCATGCGGGACTCGCTCGGTCCGGCGGTCACCACCGTCCACGTCGCGAACCACCCCGAGCTCACCGTCGACGGGTCGCGGGCGTCCGGCTCGTGGGCGTTCGAGGACACCGTCATCGTCCCGGACGCCAAGAGCGTCATCCGCGGCGCCGGCTACTACACCGACCGGTACCGGCGCGACGACGACGGCCGCTGGCGGATCGTCGAGACGTCGTACGACCGCATCTACGAGTCGATCACCTCGCTCGACGACACCCCGAGCTTCAAGCTGCTCTCCCACATGTGGGAGGCCGGTTCCCAGCAGGGCTGA
- a CDS encoding cupin domain-containing protein, translating to MRRRYRIALAATSAALVLGLAPATAAATPSEGVTGEILAQATVGGQDYILRRITIAPGGTTGWHFHDGMLYGLVTEGTLTHYKSDCTTDGIYNAGGTIVEPSGHGYVHMGRNLGPTPMVLHVLYVNPVGSPLSEDAPAPSCA from the coding sequence ATGCGCCGTCGGTACCGAATTGCACTGGCCGCCACCTCCGCCGCCCTCGTACTCGGCCTGGCACCGGCAACCGCCGCCGCGACCCCCAGCGAGGGCGTCACCGGCGAGATCCTGGCCCAGGCCACGGTCGGCGGGCAGGACTACATCCTGCGCCGGATCACGATCGCACCCGGCGGCACCACGGGCTGGCACTTCCACGACGGCATGCTGTACGGCCTCGTCACGGAGGGCACGCTCACGCACTACAAGTCGGACTGCACCACCGACGGCATCTACAACGCCGGCGGAACCATCGTCGAGCCGAGCGGGCACGGATACGTCCACATGGGCCGCAATCTCGGCCCGACGCCGATGGTCCTGCACGTGCTGTACGTGAACCCGGTCGGCAGTCCGCTGTCCGAGGACGCACCCGCCCCGAGCTGCGCTTAG
- a CDS encoding aldo/keto reductase produces the protein MTTPEITLNSGTVIPQLGLGVWQATNDETEHAVRFALDDAGYRHIDTAAAYGNEEGVGRAIANASVPREDIFVTTKLWNSDQGYQPALDAFDASLARLGVDYVDLYLVHWPLRDRNTRLRTWDAMEKIAESGRARAVGVCNFEPHHLQELVDRGGLLPAVDQVELHPHLPQHAIRDFSALHGIAVESWSPLGGTSNSGWGNASKPNTLLDDPVITRIGERHGKSAAQVLIRWHLQNGLIVIPKSVHDNRIAQNFDVLDFELTDRDLADIATLDDGVRVGFHPDEMNLGAPA, from the coding sequence ATGACCACTCCAGAGATCACCCTGAATTCCGGAACAGTCATCCCCCAGCTCGGCCTCGGTGTGTGGCAAGCGACCAACGACGAGACCGAGCACGCCGTCCGCTTCGCCTTGGACGACGCCGGATACCGCCACATCGACACCGCCGCCGCGTACGGCAACGAGGAGGGCGTCGGACGCGCCATCGCGAACGCGTCGGTCCCCCGCGAGGACATCTTCGTCACCACCAAGCTGTGGAACTCCGACCAGGGGTACCAACCGGCCCTCGACGCATTCGACGCGAGCCTCGCGCGCCTGGGCGTCGACTACGTCGACCTGTACCTCGTCCACTGGCCGCTGCGCGACCGGAACACCCGCCTGCGCACGTGGGACGCGATGGAGAAGATCGCCGAATCGGGCCGCGCGAGGGCCGTCGGCGTGTGCAACTTCGAACCGCACCACCTGCAGGAACTCGTCGACCGCGGCGGCCTGCTGCCGGCCGTCGACCAGGTGGAGTTGCACCCGCATCTGCCGCAGCACGCGATCCGGGACTTCTCGGCCCTGCACGGCATCGCGGTGGAGTCGTGGAGCCCGCTCGGCGGCACCAGCAACTCCGGCTGGGGCAACGCGTCCAAGCCCAACACCCTGCTCGACGACCCGGTCATCACCCGTATCGGCGAACGCCACGGCAAATCGGCCGCGCAGGTCCTCATCCGCTGGCACCTGCAGAACGGACTGATCGTCATTCCGAAGTCCGTGCACGACAACCGGATCGCCCAGAACTTCGACGTCCTCGACTTCGAGCTCACCGACCGGGACCTCGCCGACATCGCCACCCTCGACGACGGCGTGCGCGTCGGCTTCCATCCGGACGAGATGAATCTCGGGGCACCCGCGTAG
- a CDS encoding ArsR/SmtB family transcription factor: METLVHRDALARFGYALSDPTRAQILLSLRSSPGYPSDLADTIGVSRQLVSNHLACLRGCGLVVAVPEGRRSRYELADPRIGHALGDLIGLVLAVDPACCPAAASEGCC; encoded by the coding sequence ATGGAGACCCTCGTCCACCGTGACGCGCTGGCCCGGTTCGGCTACGCGTTGTCCGACCCCACGCGCGCACAGATCCTGCTGAGCCTGCGGTCGAGCCCCGGCTACCCGTCCGATCTCGCCGACACCATCGGGGTCTCCCGCCAGCTGGTGTCGAATCACCTTGCCTGCCTACGCGGTTGCGGACTGGTCGTCGCGGTACCCGAGGGCCGGCGCAGCCGGTACGAGCTCGCGGACCCGCGGATCGGGCACGCGCTCGGCGACCTCATCGGCCTCGTACTCGCCGTCGACCCGGCATGCTGCCCGGCCGCCGCGAGCGAGGGTTGCTGCTGA